The sequence below is a genomic window from Hydractinia symbiolongicarpus strain clone_291-10 chromosome 10, HSymV2.1, whole genome shotgun sequence.
TAAATGTAGGATTTAAAGTAAGGAGTGTTTCTACCAAGAATTGTGATCAGCGTAAAAAAGAATGCTAAAGCAGACACAGCTGTGCCAGCTATCATTAATTTTTGGACGAGACCCATAtctaagagaaaaaaaacattgaagGAACAACGGGAGCATCATTCACAGCAATAACGTTTTTATTGTCCGTGTGttaggaaaacaaaaaaaaacaacaacggcGACGGCGACGGCGACGTAGATATTACGACAACATCAACGAcaaaaacaacgacaacaacaacaacgacgacgacaacaacatcaacgacaaaaacaacaacaacaacgacgacgacgacaacaacaacaacgccaaaaacaacaacaacattaacaacaataacaacaataacgacaacattaacaacaacgacaaaaacaacaacgaaaacaacaacgaaaacaacaacaacaataacaacaaaacattttttaccatTCCATGGTGTGTCGTGCATTCCACTCTCATATTTCTTACATGACCATCCACCAGCTGGATCAGACTTCACACAATATTTCCATAAACCAATCTGTAACCACTCATATTCTGGTGTACCTAGTACGAATATACTTTTTATGCAACATTTATAGAAAATTTTTAGTCAAAAAATGGAAATCACTTGCACGAAATGTAGTAATTTATTATTAACTTAATTTTACCAACATcataaaagtaacaaaaacaattttctttcatTCATCAGCAATCTATGTTGGAAATACAAATTGATAACAAACCATCGCgtatgcaacatttttttacacTCACAATTCCATCAAAATTGAAACCTTCAACCTTaccatctttttatttttgaggcattttgacttttaactaacctcaaaatagaaaagaaaaattggCGAAAAATGAATTTAGTAAAACTGGTTGCTCGCTAAAAAAGCCAGTAAAGAACTTTGGATAGTAAAATATTAGTCACTGAGTCAAAATTTAGTCAATTTTTACCGACCTTTTTTTACCAATATGGCACAAGACGTTTGTTACCAGAAAGCTACGAAAAATTGGcaggcatttaaaaaagagaTCTAGACGTTTTTTTTTGCAAGAAGCAAAAATTTTGTTATGGTGGAGTACTAAAAAACAGCAGATACTTACCTTTCTTTTGCACCCACCAAGGTGGTAAAGAGGTCGACACAGCCGCAAATGTTGTGGCAGCTGCCAAGAAGAAAGCTAAAGCTAACAACAAGTAGATCTTCTGTCTGTTTTTTGACTTCTGGATGCTTTCTACGTAAACACGTTCCGGTGGACCATTAACAAACCCAACACGTTGACGAGAATCATCGTGGTATCTCTCATCGACTCCACGATATCTATCATCCCCGCCATAGTATCTGTCATCTCCTCTAAGATACCTGTCGTCTCCCCTAAGATACCTGTCGTCTCCCCTAAGGTACCTATCATCTCCTCTATGGTTCCTGTCATCTCCTTTATAATAGTAGGCTGACATCTTCTATGATCACCACacaatttatattattatttgtttcaaTAGTTATCTGCACAACAGAAGAGATGtgtgaaatgttgttttttatcaAGCAAAAACTTTCATTATATAACTCTTCATATTGTTCACGCGCCTTAAGAAACTTTGCATCGTTTGATAGATGTACAGCGAGTTTCAtatgtttttaattgttttagttATTGGTCATATGACCTGGTTCGCAAATTCGCCTTTGCACTGCTCTGGCAGCGGTTATCATTCTGAATAGCACAAAATTTTGGTAGACCAGGATAAAGGTTCTTGTCAATTTTTACGCCAAACTGTCTCTaatgtttataaattttaggCGATCTTGTACTAAAAGGAGATCCAAGTGAGCCCTGAAGACTCTTCTATGGGctataaaaatttctttgatatttaCAAAGTAGGCATGCTTTTCTATTTACAAAGTAGACATGCTTTTCTTATTTACAAAGTAGACATCTTACCTACAGAATGTATTTATATGACGTCATTATTAGTTTAGTCAAGCAACAAGGAACATTACAATCAATAAAATCACCGAACGGCCAGATATAATAcaaaagataaaatatataaaataaaatattgtaaaaGATAAACATGAAATTAAACTTTTGCTCACAAATGTCGCTTTTTGGTTGTACAACATCTACACATATCTTCAAGTATAGCTAATTAAAacgaattttaaataaatacctCAAATCATGACAAATCAAATGTGTTAGTCATCCTCAGCTGCTACGAAACTCTATACTTAATAAAAAATTCAGGGGGTTCTCCGTGCCACTTAGAAAGTATACAAAACTACTATAATCACGTTTAATTACCCCCGTTATGTGTTGATGAGATGCCATTAAGATTACTCTATTTTTGTTTTGGGATACAAGCTTTGATTAGCTTTAAGTAATCTgtgaacaaaaaattgaaaacatggtCACTTAAAAGCCTTTGTTCTTTActttacatatatataattaattttAGATGGATAGATGTAATAAAATaactatataataatataaacttAATACCCAATCTGTTACATAGATTTGCTGAGATTGTAAAAAAAAGTGTTTAGGAAGGAGATGGATCTATTTCAATtcgtaatatttaattttatttgttaaaatagcattaagAACGGAAAATTCTCGCGTTTATGTTCACAATACGAATCACGCTTTTGTCTGAGCCTCGTTTAATCTTAATTATTCTACACTTCAATTCTGGGAGAATTCATTCAATTTTTTGCCCAACTAATATCAAAGCATTGTTATAGTAGAGGCATGCGTGGACAATGATCGAAAGAAtcttttacaaatatatttgatagttattacattaaaaaaattaaaaaactttttatctcGCATGAGGAGGTTAACGCACAGGTACGTGACGACATTTTTGGACACGCTGGTGTGAACTAAACCAATGCCCTTATGATTAAGAGGTCCATGAATGATTTTCACTGACAAACACACAGTCAATGATATTCAAATGTGATTATTGTCAAAGAAAttgaaaaggttttttttttatactttttttgcgTTTTCGGATCCTTCCTTGTCGATCAGAAACTTATGTTGGTGTAAAAGTTGATCGGTTGTGCATGATAAAAATGCAGCGAAAGTAAAAACTTATTGATTTCAACCGTCTTTCAGACATGAGACGATAATGCTTTTAATTCCAGTATTTTAACCATTGGAATATTGATATAAAATAACTAGATAGAACTTTAGTTTTTTGAAAGAGGAATTTAGCAGACCGGATATGAACTTCGGTGTAGCTAAATATTTTGTCATCCCGATGCTCTGATTGTATAGGAAGGTAACTGCCATTTTAAGACAAGACGACAATCAAGTGATGTGTTTAAATGGTTTCCTGTGAAACAATGTCCACGATTTCCCGCATCTCCCTGCAAATTTTATTGTTGAATAGGTTTTGCTGTTAAAACACTAGAGGTGGTCAAGCGCGTCGCAGTTGATGCTTCATATCGTAACAGTTTGCAGTAACAAAACATCTTAGGTCAAGATGCTGGCTTGCGTCAATAATTAATGCACCAGTAGCCAACAGGTTAAGTTCACAGCTCTGAAAACAATTCCAAACGTTTATTTCGCATAGATAACATTGGTATTTTAAGTGACATTTGAGAATGTTAGTCACACAAAATGGTGACCAACATGTCGTGGCTACCGTGTAACAGCATAGTTCTGTTTGCGGTACACttcacaaataaaaatacaaaaagaaatacaaaaataatatttctttcaTACAGTATATTACAAAATGATGTGACAGAAAACGTTTCAGGAGATAGGAGAAAGAACAGGAAATTTTGTCATTCCACTCTTCACCAGATCGTAAGCGGACTGACGCGGCGTACCATTTGCAAGTTGTTCATCGGTGTAGAAAGTAGCCTGAAATATATAACACGTAACTATCTCAAtttaaaagtaaatgaaatccgtaagaaaataaatattttattagccTTATAACTTTATCTACCATTAAAAACACAACAGGTTTAAGCAAAGTCTGTACAAACAAGAAAATTCACAATAGCTTTTTTTTGGAAAACCCTGCCTCCGATTTTAGTCCTACCCTGAACCGCCCGTATTTGATTGCCGTAAAGCAGAAAAAGGGATCTTTAACAGATCATACCTTTCCTTTGTTTCTTACTCTTTGTGAGTCGACATATCCAGCGCATTTGCTTTGACACGATTTGCCCATTGGAACAAGTCCTAAATCTCCCAACTTGTAATGATCCAAAGGTTTAGATGGAGAAAGAAGGTTTCCTCGCAGTGCACTATAATAATAACCAAACTTGATATAAGCCGAAAAAAAAACTCTACATTGTGCTCATTATTATGATAGTAATATCAGGCTACACGCAAGAAAACTCTTAATAACTACCACCTGGTCACGTTTTTATACATGACATACAAAGAACCGTGTAAAATTCTCTTGAAATAATCGACACAAACCTTTTGTTAAAAACAGGAGGACCTAAGCTAATGATCTTTCTTTTCGCTTTTCCTTTTCGTTTTGTTGCAAAATCTTTAGGGTCAATTCCAACACCCATTTCAActgctaaatttaaaatttcagtgACTTTGTATAGCAAGTTGGTGTTCTTCATTTCAGTGAGAGCTGCGTCAGTGGAATCTTGGTTGTGCTATAATATCATGTGAGTTTAATAGAAACTGTAAGATTATTACAGGTTCCACAAAAAGGGAGGTATCACCCTCCCATcttccctccccccccccccctaaaaaGCGCGCCGAATCATTATATCCTTATAAACTTCTCAAATACATTTTCGCTACCTCAAGGGAAAATTTTCGAGGAAAGAAATTTTTACAAATCTAGGGCCTTTCGTGAGTGGAATTTAAGAGGCACGGAAGAGATTTTTGCGAGTTGAGGCTACATAAAATGTGAACATATACAAACATGAGAGGTtattgatttatatttttaggtcttttcgcttttaaaaatggttcAGAAATATATTTTACTGTGAACTGAATAATGCTTGCGAAGGATAATAATGTTTCGAATTTTTTTTCGTACTTAAAAGAAGttacttaaatttatttatttatcgtcaaaaatatgaaaatagaaGAAATTTTCACGATTAGGAAACTATTaataaattttatgatttttttctctCGCAAATTAGGGGCTAATTTGTGAAATAAATTCCCTCAGTGTATTCTTATCCCGaggattatttattttttaaaatattgtgaattttgcgaaaaattgataaaaacaaGCTATTGTTGTTGTCACTAAACTTTGGTTCCCACTAAAAACGTTAGGCGTGTTTGCACCCACATGCGTGAATAAGACTGTGATAAAAAATCTTAGTCAAATCAGTTCctgagagaaaaagaaaaaattcaaccAAACCTGCAAACTTACGTCCAAAGCTGTTTTAATAACAGACGTAGCATCAGATAAAATTCCTATCAAATATTCCTTGTCTTCTTGTAGCTCACCAATTTTTTCTTGACGTTGTTGGCAATCCTTTTGCATGTGATCTTTTTCTTGGGTTAAGCTTTCTTGAGTTTTTGTTAACCTTTCAAtctgatttttcaaattatcaagttcaatttgtgttttttcaaaatcaacttCTTTCGCGGCCAGATCTTCAATCGTTCGTTcctgttgctgtgctttttctgtcAGCATTCTTATTACCtaaaaacaaatcattttttggtATCGTTAAAGCCTACCTTACACTAACgaaaatcatataaaaaacatttataagaaACACGGCAAGATAGGAATcgttttattctttttcaaGTGCACAGACTTTGGAATTATTTACTTCGACATGTAAATGGAGTTTTACCTTTTGGTTAGTTATATTTTTCTTCACAAGTTCTTTTTCGTTATCTTCCAATATTTCAAGTTGCTGCCTCAGCTTTTTCTCTTTCATCTTAACATCGTCATTTTCTGAGATCAACTCCATTGTTTTGTcagacatttttgacaactgaGAGTTTATCATGACATTTTCTCGAATCGTTCTTTTAGTTGTTTCAGCCATTTGTTTATTTGATACTTTTCGAAATTCAGCTGCTACCGTGTTGACACGCAGaaacatttccttttttaatctaaattgaaaaaataaatcacttgaaaatcacttaaaaaaaatgttcagtTTTTTGCATGTTCAGTCTGATTTGCACGTATTCTTTGTAAGGAAAAATGTTGTGATAATAGGTGCTTTTAACGGTTGACTTGCaaaattttttgagaaaattaggtgaATTTATAAGTTAAGAGTTCATGTTAATAAGCATTATCAAAAATCTATAACAAGGCTAACActatacattttcaaaaactcctTTAAAGTTAACAAACATATCCAAGTTAAAATGTAAAACTGTTGGAAATAAAAGTAAAAGTATATTTCCTACCTGTCTTTATCAACAACTCCTTTTCTCTCAAGCTGATATATCTGCTCCTTATGGCTTATTTCTCGATTACTTAAAAGTTCTtccatttctgaaaatttatttagcaagttttctttttgtatacggAACTCTTCTAAGGAAGCTAGTTTGCCACCCAAAACCATATTCTCACTAGTGAGTTGGTCCTTCACTTCCTGCATTTGAGTTTTCAAAGTTTCAATCTCCAACTCGTATCTGTCTTTGTCCATTTCCTTGGTTTGATTAATAGTAATAATCTTTTCCTGTAAGTCTGCAATTTCATCTGATCGTTGCTCaagttgcttttttaaaaatgatacgaTTTCTTTTTTGTCAGATGCTTGTTGCTCAAACATTGATTCAACATCTTTATTCCTTAGCtctaatttatcacatctttCTTGGTAACGAGCTATTTTTTGTTCTAAATCACGTACTTGAATAAGGAAAAACTCTTTAGTCACTTCATTAAATACATCAAAGACTTTAGCTGTTGGAGACTTGGTTCCACCTTTTTGATCACTTTTTTTCTTCCCACTCTTTTTTCctcctttctttttctttggtgGCATGATGAATGTTTTATATTTCTATGAATGCATGTATATGTAGATAAATAATATTATGTAATAAAAATGTCACAATCCATTGGCTTAACAAGCATATATAGGTACAGAGTCATACATAATTCAAATTGGAAGTTTGCAAAAACCTACCTTTGCTATTGTACATTTATATACACAATGTAACTGCCCTATAGAATGtataaaaactgtaaaaaaaatccGGGCAACCTCAAACAAATGCATACACGTGTTTTTAATATAAGCAACTCCATTTTTGGCTCTCAAGCTGCTTAGTTAGTGCTTTACCGACACAGGTCCAGCATTGGAACTTTATCCATGATGATTGTGGATACAATTTTAAGATATATTACAGTTGATCATTCAGCATATCATAGGCATAAAAAAGTACCAGGGACATGTTTGGGTGCTACTGAAAATTGATAGGCAGAACGAAACAAATCAATCTGATAACTGACCTTTCACAGATGTAAATGAAATATTATATACTATGTATagcattcaaaataaaaaaaataattccgtAGGGATTATTTTTTGTCATTCTTAGGTGTTATGCGGTGAAATATAAGAAGACGAGAGTCATCTTTCGTTCTAAACAGTGTATAACACAACACTCAGGAAAATGAAGGAAGACAAATAAATTTACATCACTTTGCGTAACAAAAACATTGTCAAGAGGAGAAACGATAAATTAATAACTTAATACTTAGTTATACCAACATCATTGTATCACAACAATATTTATATTCAACAAGCAAAGCAATGGTGTGAGATTTTAGAGATCAGCGATGTGTCCCGtggccatatttgtttattttgtgcATTTGTTTATGGTCTCACTTATTCACTGTTTTTTGTAGATTGTAAAATACAGACCAGATATATCTTATTTTTATTGCTTCATTAAAGGttacataaatttaaaacttttcaatTACTTACAAAAAGTagcataattttaaaacaaaagcataAAATACACTCAAAACTTATTGTACTTTGTATACTTACGATAATTTAAAATGCTTGAATTGTACATTTATTCGTATGCTATTATTCGTTGCTATGCGACTTCTAAGAAGTGAGACAAGTTTGAACATTGGTGCATTTACTCAAGGGAGGTACAAAGATGTCGCCCCGTGTCACCTGGCTGCCCGCAAGTTGTATGCGTTTAATTGTGTTCACAATTTAAtgcaatttatatatatttgtagtgaaatttatatatatttaggtACTAAAAAATATTGTAGTAAGCTATTGCTAAAAACGAACATTAACTTAGCAAATTTCTGTTCCCTGTAGCTACACCAAATCTAAACAAACAGCCCTGGTGCTGATGGCAACTCCACTTGCTACAAAACTTCATTGTTTTGAATCTTCACTGTAGACAATGATGCCTATTTTCCAATTGCAATAGCCATTAAGAATATTTACACATGTTGAGCGTGTAAGAGTTGTACTTTCTTTGGACATCCGTGTTTTAAGTAGTATAGGATAAAAGAAGAGTAAAAAGTAAGAGCCTTTGTTAAGACATTTTTTCCCTAACTTGGAACACCCTTCTTTTTGATGATGTAAGGCTGCAGGGATAGATTTAGGATTTTTTAACTGGTGTAAAATAGCGTAGAAAAGGCTTAATTGGTTGTCAGGGCAATAAAAAAACTACGGGTTTTGAAGGGCACCCAGTAGGACCATCACCACCCTTTAACACCCTCTGATAGTCAAAACTGCCTAACTTCTCATTTTTACTTTAAGTCctgtaaattttactttttttgttcaaTGTTGAACAAGAATCAAATTTTCttggtttttatttaaattcctTATTTCAGTTATTTTGACAATATCAGGGAATTCCATGAGAcgtgtgcgatcgcacgcgcacgtgCCCACACACGTGCAACAGCcattcaggcgtgcgattcatCGCACGCGTTAATTACGCTCTTTACTctcgtaaaataaaaaaaattaacgaaggaattataaaagttgattttctaCAGCGTAGTTAATGTCGCCGTTTAAGGCTATGCTTTGAGCatttaactattaaaaactgtattcCAAAAATCAATCGTTGTACATCGACAGCTTCAactgtatcattaaaaacagttaataaccacttgtggttaaattaaatttttttaaaaacgttaattTAAAGCCGTGTTTTTTTCCcgtgtttaaattaaatgtgtttttttctgcctgtgtgaaattaaatgtatgttgaacattttaatttaaaattcctaactgtataaaagaacataacatacttgttttacttttaaaaatctaaagaacaactttaaatttaaaaacaactttaaactaTTCCAAACAAGCCGTCTCCCAAAAtctaacaaacaaaacttgaaacctcaataaataaaaaatgactcccatttttaccatttttatagataatagataacccacggagaaaatataaccctgggaacaaggttggggataaatagcactacaaacaaaatggcagaccaTTGCAGTAAGTGCAACGTGTGGCACGTGTCAGCGTCTCTTCGTCcactgtttaaatttaattatatgttatttacctattataaattacttcctacaacgaaccaaggtgttttgttaatatatttagcacttttacaccacttaaCACTCACGGGACTGATAAGAGTGAAATAAAccagaaaaaaaaatcgaaaaaacgcacgcgcaaattttc
It includes:
- the LOC130662535 gene encoding cilia- and flagella-associated protein 157-like, translating into MPPKKKKGGKKSGKKKSDQKGGTKSPTAKVFDVFNEVTKEFFLIQVRDLEQKIARYQERCDKLELRNKDVESMFEQQASDKKEIVSFLKKQLEQRSDEIADLQEKIITINQTKEMDKDRYELEIETLKTQMQEVKDQLTSENMVLGGKLASLEEFRIQKENLLNKFSEMEELLSNREISHKEQIYQLERKGVVDKDRLKKEMFLRVNTVAAEFRKVSNKQMAETTKRTIRENVMINSQLSKMSDKTMELISENDDVKMKEKKLRQQLEILEDNEKELVKKNITNQKVIRMLTEKAQQQERTIEDLAAKEVDFEKTQIELDNLKNQIERLTKTQESLTQEKDHMQKDCQQRQEKIGELQEDKEYLIGILSDATSVIKTALDHNQDSTDAALTEMKNTNLLYKVTEILNLAVEMGVGIDPKDFATKRKGKAKRKIISLGPPVFNKSALRGNLLSPSKPLDHYKLGDLGLVPMGKSCQSKCAGYVDSQRVRNKGKATFYTDEQLANGTPRQSAYDLVKSGMTKFPVLSPIS